The DNA segment CACAGTATGGCCACCTTCTCTTATCGCAAACCGAAGTTCCTTATCCATTGCAATTGGGGTAATCAAGGTACCCGTCACTTCTACATTGTCGCCAGGCATCACC comes from the Candidatus Neomarinimicrobiota bacterium genome and includes:
- the tuf gene encoding elongation factor Tu (EF-Tu; promotes GTP-dependent binding of aminoacyl-tRNA to the A-site of ribosomes during protein biosynthesis; when the tRNA anticodon matches the mRNA codon, GTP hydrolysis results; the inactive EF-Tu-GDP leaves the ribosome and release of GDP is promoted by elongation factor Ts; many prokaryotes have two copies of the gene encoding EF-Tu) — its product is VMPGDNVEVTGTLITPIAMDKELRFAIREGGHTVGAGVVTEILE